In Cellulomonas sp. JZ18, the DNA window GGCGACCGCGTGGTCCCGGGGCAGCTCGCAGACCGCCTGCGCCAGCGCCACGGTCGGGGCGACGAGGTGCGCGCCGGCCCGCTGCCACGGGCTCTCACCGGGCTCCCCGGCGCGGACGACCACGCCGCCACGGGGCCGACGGTGCTGGCCCCGGGGAGCGCGACCTCCGGTCGGACCTGCGCGGGCAGGCCCTCGACGTCGTACAGCGCGAGCGCGCACTGCCCCACGGCGACCGCGCGCTCGACCCCGACCGCGAGCAGCGCGAGCCAGGCGGCGCGCCGACGCCCGTGCGCGGGACCGCGCTCGAGAGCGGGGAACGGGGCGCCGGCGAGGGCGGTGGCCGCGTCGTCGACCCCGCGGAGGACCTGTACCAGCACACCGGCGCGGCGCAGGCGGCGACGCCGGTCGGACCCGACGCCCGCCGCGTCGCACTGCGCAGCCGACAGCAGACCCTCCTGACGCCGGGCGAGGCCGAGGAGCGCAGCGGGCAGGGGCGTGGGTGGACGCACGGGGGGACCCCAGCACGCCGGGACCCCACCGTCGACGGACACCGCGGCGACACGGGGACGCCGACCGTGCGCGACGGCCTGTGGGCGGGTCACCGCGCCTGCCGGGGCGCCGGCGCTGCCGCTCCCCCCACGACAGCCGCACCGTCTCGTCCGTCGGGACGCGCCTGCGGTGACCCCGTGATCGCACGCTCCGACGCGCGTGAGGCGCGTGCGATCACGGGGTCGTCGTCATCCGCGTCTCGTCGGTCGGGACGTGCCCTCCGGTGACCTCGTGATCAGACGCTCCGACGCGCGTGGGGCGCGTGCGATCACGGGGTCGCCGTCACCTCGTCCCGCCCGTCGGACCGCGCGCTCGAGTGCGACGCGGTGCACGTGGCGCGCCCCGGCGAGGACGTCCTCCCACGCCGACGCGTCGTCGCCCCCCTCATACGTCACGATCACCGCCCGTCGCCGCGCCCGCCCGTGCCGCCGCCGCGAGACGGCCCGCCACCTGCTCCAGCGTCGTCACCAGCTCGGGCGGCGAGACGACCGTGAACCCCGTGCCGACCAGCCCGAGCGCGGTCACCGCCCACAGCAGGTCGTCGACGTCGAGGCGGACGCGGCAGCGCCCGTCGGGCTCGTCCTCGGCCGACAGCCACCACGGGACGCGCCGGCGCACCACGGACGCGGGCGCGTCCACCACCGCCTCCACCCGTCGGCGCTCAGGACCGCCGCTGACGCGTTCGCGCACCCAGGCGGCGACGTCGTCGGCGGGCAGCGGACGCGGCGCGAACGGGCGCCCGGTCCCGCGCGGGACGTCCAGGCGGTCGAGGCGGAACACGCGCCAGTCGGTGCGGTCCACGTCCCAGGCGACGAGGTACCAGGCGGAGCCGAGCGGCACGAGCCGGTACGGGTCGACCGTGCGGTCGGTGCGGGCGCCGTCCGCGGCGGTGTACGCGAACGCGAGCCGCTCGCCGTCGCGGCAGGCCAGGGCGACGGCCGTGAGCACGTCCGCGGTCGCACCCGCGCCGCCAGGACCGGCGCCCCACGTCCCGGGCACCGTGACGGACCGCAGCGCGTCGACCCGCCGTCGCAGCCGGGCCGGCATCACGGGCACGACCTTCGCGAGCGCGCGCACGGACGGCTCCGCGAGGTCCGTCACCCCCGTGGACGCGGCCGCACCGAGCCCGACCGCGAGCGCGACCGCCTCCTCGTCGTCCAGCACGAGCGGCGGCAGCGCGGCACCCGGGGCGAGCGCGTACCCGCCCGCGACGCCCGGCCGCGCCTCGACCGGGTAGCCGAGCTCGCGCAGCCGGTCGACGTCGCGGCGCAGCGTGCGCAGGGAGACGCCGAGCCGGTCGGCGAGGTCCCCTCCCGACCAGTGCCGCCGCTGCTGGAGCAGCGACAGCAGGCGCAGCGTCCGTGAGCTCGTCACTGCCATGGGGACCAGTCTGCGCGCCATCGCGGCCAGGAACTGGCACCGATCGTCCCTACGGTCGCACCGACCCCGACGGCCACGGCCGTCCGACCCCGAGGAGACACCCATGTCCGTCACCACGACCACGCACCTGAACTTCCGCGGCGACGCCCGCGCCGCCCTCGCGCTGTACGCGGAGGTGTTCGGCGGGGACGTCACCGTCGTCACGTACGCCGACGCGCACGCGGTGCAGGACCCCGCCGAGGCCGACCACGTGATGTGGGGGCAGGTCGTCTCGCCGGACGGCTTCCACGTCATGGCGTACGACGTGCCGGGCCGGCTGCCCTACGAGCGCGGCACCAACGCCTTCTTCGTGTCCGTCCGTGGCGACGACGCGGACGAGGTCACGCGCTACTGGCACGCACTCGCGGAGGGGGCGACGGTCGTGCAGGACCCCGCACCGGCGGGCTGGGCGCCGCTGTACGGGATGCTCGTCGACCGCTTCGGCGTGACGTGGGTGCTCGACGTCGCGGTCACCCACGGGGGCTGAGCGCGACGACGGCCGCGCACCCCGGACCCCCGGTGCGCGCGGCCGTCGTGCGCCGCCTCAGGTCGTCGGCAGCCAGACCCGCATCGTGCTCGGCCCCCGGTTCGCCCAGTCGTGGTACGGGGTGAGCACGAGGTCGAGCGGCTCGTCGGCGGGTGCCGGCGACGCGTCGTCGTACGGCCACGGCCGCTCGACGACGGCGACCCGGGCACCGCGCGCGACCGCACCGGGTCCGGCGGGCTCGACGGGCGCCGTGGGGTCGATCCGTACCTCGTCGACCTGCAGGCCCTCGGGCAGGTCGGTCGACTCGACGCAGAGCACGACGGGTCCGCGCTCCACCGCGACCGTGCCGCGCACGGCGTCGACGCGGTCGTCGGCGGCGACGACCCGCGGCCCGACCGGCAGCGTCAGACGCACCTCGTCACCGGCGGCGAAGGTCCGTCGCACCCGGGCGACCGGCCCGTCCACCCGCGTCCCGTCGAGCGTCGCCGCCCCCACGGCCCACGCCGGCACGCGCAGCGCGATCTCGGCCTCGCCCTCCGGCGCCGTCGTCACGCGCACGACGACGTCCCCCTCGACGGGGTAGCCGGTGGCCACCTCCACCCCGATCCGCCGCCCGTCGCCGAGCGCGGTGTCGATGGTGCACGGCGCGTACTGGTGGACCTGCAGCCCGTCGTCGCTCACCGTCGCGACGTACGCGCCGAGGGTGGCGAACGTGCGCGCCACGTTGGTCGGGCAGCACGACACCTCGAACCACGGCGCCCGCAGCCGTGACAGGGCCCGCGCGCTCACCTCGTCGGGGTCCGCCGCCTCGCCCGCCACGCGCTTGTGCAGCGGGTTCGTGTAGAAGAACGCGCGCCCGTCGGCGGCGGGCGACGTCGCGACGACGTTGTAGAGCGTGCGCTCGACGACGTCGCCCCACGCGAGGTCGCCGGTGGCGAGCGCGAGCCGCCACGCGACCATGACGGACGCGACGCCCGCGCAGGTCTCGCTGTACGCGCGGTCGGGCGGCAGCTCGAAGTCCTCGCCGAACGCCTCGTCCTGGTGGTGCGAGCCCATGCCGCCGGTCACGTAGGTCCGCCGCGCGAGCGTGCGCTCGTACTGGCGCACCACGGCCGCGAACAGCTCGTCGTCCCCCGTCTCCACGGCCACGTCCAGCGCCCCGGCGGCCAGGTACAGCGCGCGCACGGCGTGGCCCCGCAGCACGGTGGCCTCCCGCACCGGGACGTCGTCCTGGTAGTACTCGCGCCCGAACTCGATGTCCGGCAGGGTGCCGCGCCCGCGCCGCTCGACGAACAGCCGCGCCTGGTCGAGGTAGCGCCGCTCCCCCGTCGCGCGCGCCAGCTCGACGAGCGCGACCTCGATCTCCGGGTGCCCGCACACGCCGTCGCGGCCGTCGGGCCCGAACTCGGCGCACACGTGGTCGGCCGCGCGCCGGGCGACCGCCACGAGCTCGTCGTCGTGGCCGGTGCGCAGCCGGGCGACGGCGGCCTGGATCAGGTGCCCCACGCAGTACAGCTCGTGGCCCCACGCGAGGTCCGAGTACCGCGGCGGCTGCCCCGGTCGGCCGAAGTGGGTGTTGAGGTACCCGTCCGGCTCCTGCACCTGCGCGATGAGCGCGGTCAGCTCGGCGATGCGCGCCTCCAGCGCGGGGTCGCCGGTGCGGCCGACCTCCCACGCCATCGCCTCGATCATCTTGTACACGTCGGAGTCGGCGAACTCGCGGCCCGTGCGGTGCTCGAGCGTCCCGTCGAGCGCGCGCTGGAAGTTGCCCACCCAGCCGACGCGCGTCTCCCAGTGGTCGCAGTGCGGGATCGACGCCGTGCCGTTGACGTGCTGGCGCTCGCCCCAGAACCCGCCGGTGATCCGGACCTCGTCGAGGCCCAGGGGCCGCAGCGCACCGGTCGACGGGGCCACCGGGGCGATCGGTGCCGTCTGACGTCCCACCATGGTGCTCATCCCTTCAGGGCCCCGGACATGAAGCCGTTGACGTAGTGCCGTTGCAGTGCGAGGAACAGCACGACGCACGGGATCGTCAGGACGACGACCCCCGCCTGCGTCGCGCCGTAGTCGATGACGCCCATGACCTGCTGGCGCAGGTTCACCAGGGCGAGCGGCAGGGGCTGGTCGTCCCCGCCGACGAGGAACAGCGGGACCATGAAGTCGTTCCACGCGGCGAGGAACGCGAACAGGCCCACGGTGATGAGGCCGGGCTTGACGGCGAACAGCAGGATCCGGCGCAGCGCGGTGAACGTGCCGCACCCGTCGACGAGCGCGGCCTCCTCGATCTCCTTCGGGACGGCCTCGAACGAGATGCGCATCATGAACATCGCGAACGGCAGCTGGAACACCGCGAGGACGATGCCGACGCCCACCAGCGAGTTCCCCAGCCCGAGCTGCTTGAGCCAGATCATCAGCGGGATCAGCAGCGTCGCGTACGGGACCATGAGGATCGACAGCGTCAGCAGGAACAGCGCGTCCTTCCCGGGGAACCGGAACCGCGCGAACGCGTAGCCGCCGAGCGTCGAGACGACGATCGTCAGGACGACCGCGACCGCGGAGATGACGAGCGAGTTGGCGAGGTAGTGCGGCAGGCCGGCCTGGTAGGTGGCGAGCGTCGCGTAGTTGCCGAACCCGAAGCCGTCGACCTGCGCGGACCCGGGCTGCGGGGACACCGAGCTGATCGCGGTCCAGATCAGCGGGTAGAGGAACAGGACGGCGAGGCCGCCCGTGAGGACGTAGAACGGCGTGCGCGAGAGCGCGCGGAACGACTGCACGGTGCCCCCTCAGTCCGCCGACGAGCCGCGCAGGGCCCGCAGCTGGACGACGTTGACGGCGACGAGGGCCAGCAGCACGACCACCGACAGCGCGGCGGCCATGCCGAGGTCGCGCTTCGACTCGAACGCGAGGTTGTAGACCAGCTGGACGAGGGTCATCGTCGACCCGTCCGGCCCGCCCTTCGTCAGGATGTAGAACTGGTCGAACGCCAGCAGCGAGCCCGTGACGCACATGATCGTCGACAGGGCGAGCGACGGCCGCAGCAGCGGGACCGTGATGCGCGTGAACACCTGGAACGGCTTCGCGCCGTCCATGCGCGCGGCCTCGTAGACCTCGTGCGGGATGCCCTGCAGGCCCACGAGCAGCAGCAGCATGTAGAAGCCGGCGAACCGCCAGACGACCAGCAGCACCGTCCCCCACAGGGCGCCGTCGGCGCTGCCGAGCACCGACACCTGCCCCTCGGCGAACCCGAGCCGGTCCAGCAGCCCGGACACCGGCCCGACCTGGGGTGAGTACAGCGCGTAGAACAGCAGCGACGCCGACGCCAGGCCGAGTGCGGTCGGCAGCAGGAACGCCGTGCGCAGCAGGCCGCGCCAGCGCGTGGACTCCTGCACGAGCATCGCGAGGCCGAGGCCGAGCGCGATGAGCAGGAGCGTGGCGATCACCGTGTACTTCAGCGTGAAGCCCACGGCCGGCCAGAACATGCGGTGCTCGAGCACCGCGGTGAAGTTCTCCGGGAAGTTCGTGCCCTGGTTGCCGCCCAGCAGGTTCCAGTCGGAGCCGGACATGAGCAGCACGAGGCCGATCGGCACGACGAAGAAGACGAGGACGAGCGCGGCCGTGGGGCTCGCGTACGCCCAGCCGGCGAGCGCCCGGCGGTCGCGGCGACGGCGCTGCGGCCCGGGACCGGGCGCCGCCGTGGCGGACGACCCCGGGCGGGGTGTGGCGAGGGTGGTCATGGGGTCTCCTGCGGGCCGGGCCCGGGCGGGGCGCCGCGTCGTCACGGCGCCCCGCCGGGGCGTCGCCGGGCGTGGTCCTGCTGCGCGGTGCTGCGCCGCGCTACTGCGCGAGGATCTCGGTGATGGCCGCGTTGTCCTCGGCCACGGAGTCGGAGCCCTCGAAGACGGCGTTCCGGAAGAGCGTCACCCACGGGCTGCCCGAGGCGTTGAACGCCTCGGCGAAGTACGGGGCGACGGGGGTGCGACCTTCCTCGACGACCTTGTTCATCGTCAGGGCGATCGGGTCGGCGGACGCGTACTCGTTCTCGAGCAGCGAGATGCGGCCCGGCACGTCACCGGCCTTGGCGATCACCTCGAGCTGGGTCTCGTCGGACAGCATCCACGCGAGGAAGTTCCACGCCTGGGCGACGTTCTCCGAGTCCTTCGAGATGCCCATCGCGTCGCCGCCGAGGAACGTCGACTGCCCGCCGTCCACGCCCGGGATCGGCGTGACGCCGACGTCGATGCCCGCCTCGATCGCGGCCGCCACGGCCGTGTTCGGGTACTGCATGACGCCGACCTCGCCGTTGCTGAACGGCGCCGTCCAGGTCGCACCGGTCTCCTCGCGCGAGCCCGCACCGATCGCACCGGCCTCCTGCAGGCGGGCGTAGGTGGCGTAGACCTCCTGCGCGGCGTCGCCCGCCATGAGCGACTCGGTGCCGTCCTCGGACAGCACCTCCTCGCCGGACGCCCAGACGAACGGGAACCACGTGAACACGCCGCAGCCGCCGCAGTTGCCGCCGAAGTACGTCCCGGAGACGCCGGGCCTGCCCAGCGCCGCGACGGCCTTCGCGTGCTCCTCGAACTCGGCGAGCGTCGTCGGGCCCTGCTCGGGGTCGAGCCCGGCCTCCGCGTACAGCGCCTTGTTCCACACCATGACGGACAGGTCGATGACGAACGGGACGGTGTGCTGCGCGCCGTCGGAGCTGGTGCCCGCGTCGACGTGGCCCTGGGAGATGTCGTCGGCGAACTCGAGACCCTCGATGTTCTCGCTGATGTCCGTGAACAGGCCGTTCTCGACCCAGTACGGCAGGCGGACCACGTCCCCGGCGAGCAGGTCGGGCAGCTCGTCGTTCGTCGCCGCGCCGCCGACCTTCCCCTCCATGTCGTCGTTGGGGACGATCTCGAGCTGGACCTGGTTCTCGTGGCTCGCGTTGTACGCCTCGACGAGCTGACGGGCCTGCCGCTCGAGCGGGGCGCGCGTCCACATCGTGAGGGTGGTGCCGTCGTCGACGCCCTCGGGCCCGACCTCCTCGGCGGCGGCACCGCCACCGCCGTCGTCCGACCCCGAGCAGGCGGCCAGGCCGGTGACGGCCAGGCCGGCGGCCAGCAGGACGGCCGCACCGCGGCTCGCCCGCGACCGGGACAGGCGCTGCTTCATCTTCAGACTCCCTCGGACTTCGTCGTTGAAGTGGTGTCCGTGCCGTGCCGGAGCACGCCGACGGTTCTGCCCGCACCGCCGGAGGTCGCCGTTCCTGCATCGGAAGGAAACCCTTTTCGGGACGGTAGACCTGCGTCGATGCACGCGTCAAGGACTGCTGGTGCGCAACCTTTCCGGCTACGATCACGATGCGGTCACGGGCAGGGCGGCCCGGACGAGGGCGCGAGGATGGTGCACATGCAGGCGACGCCAGGGACCACCGGTCGGCGCGCGACCACGCTCGCCGACGTGGCGAAGCTCGCCGGCGTCTCCATCGGGACCGCCTCCAAGGCGCTCAACGGCCGGCAGCAGGTCCGCGCCGAGACGCGCGAGCGCGTCCTGTCCGCCGCCGAGCAGCTGAACTTCTCGCCCAACGTGCTGGCCCGCCACCTGCTGAGCGGACGCTCCGGCACGGTCGGCCTCGTCACGCACGACCTCGAGGGCCGGTTCTCCATCCCGACGCTCATGGGCGCCGAGGACGCGGCGGGCACCGGCAAGATGTCCGTGATGCTCACCGACGCCCGCGGCGACGCGCTGCGCGAGCAGTACCACGTGCAGGCCCTGCTGGGCCGGCGGGTCGACGGCCTCATCGTCGTGGGCGCACGCCCCGACCCGCGGCCGTCCCTCGGGACGCTGCCCGTCCCCGTCGTCTACGCGTACGCGCCGTCCCAGGACCCGCGGGACATGTCGATCGTCAGCGACAACGTCGGCGGCGGACGGCTCGCGGCGGAGCACCTCGTCGCGTGCGGGCGCGAGCGCATCGCCGTCGTGACGGGCGACCCGACCTACGGCGCCGCGCGCGACCGCGTCGCCGGCGTGACGGCCGTGCTGACGTCCGCCGGGCTGCAGCTCGTCGGCGGGCAGGCGCTGTACGGCACCTGGAGCGAGGAGTGGGGCCGCACCGCCGCCGCGCTGCTGCTCGCGCAGCACCCCGACCTCGACGCCATCGCGTGCGGCAGCGACCAGATCGCCCGCGGCGTGCTCGACGCGCTGCGCGAGTCCGGCCGGCGCGTCCCGGAGGACGTCGCGGTCACGGGCCACGACAACTGGGAGGTCCTCGCGCTCAACGCCCGGCCCCCGCTGACCAGCGTCGACCTGAACCTCGAGGAGCTGGGACGACGCGCGGCCGCGCGGCTGTTCGCGGCGATCGAGGGCGAGCCGGCCAGCGGCGTCGACCAGGTGGACTGCCGGCTGGTCCCCCGCGGCTCGACCGGTCCGCGCGCGTCCTGACCGGCCGCGAGGCCGCGGCCACGAGGGCCGCGGCCGCCGCACCGGGCGTCGGGCGTCAGCCCTTCGCCGCCGCCTTCTTCCGGGTGGTCGTCGTCTTGCGCGCCGCGCCCCGCTTCTTCGCCGGCCCCGCCGCCCGCTTCTCCGCGAGCAGCTCGACGGCCTGCTCGGGCGTGATCGACTCGGGCGTCACGTCCTTGGGCAGCGTGCGGTTCGTCTCGCCGTCCGTGACGTACGCGCCGAAGCGGCCGTCCTTCACGACGATCGGCTTGCCGCTCGTCGGGTCGGTGCCGAGCTCGCGCAGCGGGGGCGTCGCCGTCTGGCCGCGGCCGCGCTTGGGCTGCGCGTAGATCGCGAGCGCCTCCTCGAGCGTGACCGTGAAGAGCTGCTCCTCCGACGCGAGCGTCCGCGAGTCCGTGCCCTTCTTCAGGTACGGCCCGTAGCGGCCGTTCTGCGCGGTGATCTCGGCGCCCGACTCCGGGTCGACGCCGACCACGCGCGGCAGCGACATCAGCTTCAGCGCGTCCTCGAGCGTCACCGTGGCCAGCGACATCGACTTGAACAGCGACGCCGTCCGCGGCTTCGGCTGCGCCGCGAGCGCCTTCTTGCGGGCGGCCGCCGACAGGTTCGGGTCGAGCTCGGGCTCGGGCAGCACCTCGGTGACGTACGGGCCGTAGCGGCCGTTGCGCGCGACGATCTGCGTGCCGGTCGACGGGTCCGTGCCCAGCACCTTGTCACCGTCGGGCTGCGTCTCCAGCAGCTCGCGCGCCTTCGCCGGCGTGAGCTCGTCGGGTGCGAGGTCGTCGGGGACGGACGCGCGCCGCGGCTCGTCGTCCGGCCCCTCGCCCGGCACCTCGAGGTAGGGGCCGTAGCGGCCCACGCGCAGGACGACGCCGTCGCCGATGTCGATGGAGTTGACGTCGCGCGCGTCGATGTCGCCGAGGTTCTCGAGGATGCCGCGCAGGCCGCCGCGCTCCGGGGAGTCGGAGCGGTCGCCGAAGTAGAACTCCGTCAGCCAGTCGACGCGGTCCTTCTGCCCGGCGGCGATCGCGTCGAGGTCCTCCTCCATCTCGGCCGTGAACGAGTAGTCCACGAGCCGGTCGAAGTTCTCCTCAAGCAGGCGCGTGACCGCGAACGCGAGCCACGACGGCACGAGCGCCTGGCCGCGGTTCGTCACGTACCCGCGGTCCTGGATCACGCCGATCGTCGCGGCGTACGTCGACGGGCGGCCGATGCCGCGCTCCTCGAGCGCCTTGACCAGCGACGCCTCGGTGTAGCGCGGCGGCGGGGACGTGCGGTGCCCGTCGGCGGCGAGGTCGCTCGCCGTCAGCGGGTCACCCTCCGCCATGCGCGGCAGGCGGGCGTCCTTCTCGGAGCGCGCGCCGTCCTCGGACGCCTCGGCCTCGTCGTAGCGGCCGACGTCGCGGCCCTCCTCGTACGCGGCGAGGAA includes these proteins:
- a CDS encoding LacI family DNA-binding transcriptional regulator, with amino-acid sequence MQATPGTTGRRATTLADVAKLAGVSIGTASKALNGRQQVRAETRERVLSAAEQLNFSPNVLARHLLSGRSGTVGLVTHDLEGRFSIPTLMGAEDAAGTGKMSVMLTDARGDALREQYHVQALLGRRVDGLIVVGARPDPRPSLGTLPVPVVYAYAPSQDPRDMSIVSDNVGGGRLAAEHLVACGRERIAVVTGDPTYGAARDRVAGVTAVLTSAGLQLVGGQALYGTWSEEWGRTAAALLLAQHPDLDAIACGSDQIARGVLDALRESGRRVPEDVAVTGHDNWEVLALNARPPLTSVDLNLEELGRRAAARLFAAIEGEPASGVDQVDCRLVPRGSTGPRAS
- a CDS encoding ABC transporter substrate-binding protein, coding for MKQRLSRSRASRGAAVLLAAGLAVTGLAACSGSDDGGGGAAAEEVGPEGVDDGTTLTMWTRAPLERQARQLVEAYNASHENQVQLEIVPNDDMEGKVGGAATNDELPDLLAGDVVRLPYWVENGLFTDISENIEGLEFADDISQGHVDAGTSSDGAQHTVPFVIDLSVMVWNKALYAEAGLDPEQGPTTLAEFEEHAKAVAALGRPGVSGTYFGGNCGGCGVFTWFPFVWASGEEVLSEDGTESLMAGDAAQEVYATYARLQEAGAIGAGSREETGATWTAPFSNGEVGVMQYPNTAVAAAIEAGIDVGVTPIPGVDGGQSTFLGGDAMGISKDSENVAQAWNFLAWMLSDETQLEVIAKAGDVPGRISLLENEYASADPIALTMNKVVEEGRTPVAPYFAEAFNASGSPWVTLFRNAVFEGSDSVAEDNAAITEILAQ
- a CDS encoding glycoside hydrolase family 127 protein; translation: MSTMVGRQTAPIAPVAPSTGALRPLGLDEVRITGGFWGERQHVNGTASIPHCDHWETRVGWVGNFQRALDGTLEHRTGREFADSDVYKMIEAMAWEVGRTGDPALEARIAELTALIAQVQEPDGYLNTHFGRPGQPPRYSDLAWGHELYCVGHLIQAAVARLRTGHDDELVAVARRAADHVCAEFGPDGRDGVCGHPEIEVALVELARATGERRYLDQARLFVERRGRGTLPDIEFGREYYQDDVPVREATVLRGHAVRALYLAAGALDVAVETGDDELFAAVVRQYERTLARRTYVTGGMGSHHQDEAFGEDFELPPDRAYSETCAGVASVMVAWRLALATGDLAWGDVVERTLYNVVATSPAADGRAFFYTNPLHKRVAGEAADPDEVSARALSRLRAPWFEVSCCPTNVARTFATLGAYVATVSDDGLQVHQYAPCTIDTALGDGRRIGVEVATGYPVEGDVVVRVTTAPEGEAEIALRVPAWAVGAATLDGTRVDGPVARVRRTFAAGDEVRLTLPVGPRVVAADDRVDAVRGTVAVERGPVVLCVESTDLPEGLQVDEVRIDPTAPVEPAGPGAVARGARVAVVERPWPYDDASPAPADEPLDLVLTPYHDWANRGPSTMRVWLPTT
- a CDS encoding YafY family protein — its product is MAVTSSRTLRLLSLLQQRRHWSGGDLADRLGVSLRTLRRDVDRLRELGYPVEARPGVAGGYALAPGAALPPLVLDDEEAVALAVGLGAAASTGVTDLAEPSVRALAKVVPVMPARLRRRVDALRSVTVPGTWGAGPGGAGATADVLTAVALACRDGERLAFAYTAADGARTDRTVDPYRLVPLGSAWYLVAWDVDRTDWRVFRLDRLDVPRGTGRPFAPRPLPADDVAAWVRERVSGGPERRRVEAVVDAPASVVRRRVPWWLSAEDEPDGRCRVRLDVDDLLWAVTALGLVGTGFTVVSPPELVTTLEQVAGRLAAAARAGAATGGDRDV
- the topA gene encoding type I DNA topoisomerase, producing MSAGRKLVIVESPAKARTIAGYLGEGYDVEASVGHIRDLPQPSELPAEMKKGPYGKFAVDVEHGFQPYYVVDADKKKKVAELKKLLKESDELYLATDEDREGEAIAWHLLAELKPKVPVKRMVFHEITREAITRALQNTRELDERLVDAQETRRILDRLYGYEVSPVLWRKVRQGLSAGRVQSVATRLVVERERERMAFVAADYWDVVGTFAVQDAGEPRFSARLTGVGGQRVASGRDFDDRGQLRTRDAVALDEERAHALVAGLADADFTVRSLETKPYTRRPAAPFTTSTLQQEASRKLRMSSRQAMRTAQSLYENGYITYMRTDSPTLSTQAVDAARRQAAELYGAEYVPDAPRVYASKAKGAQEAHEAIRPAGDHFRTPAQVARELSGDQFRLYELIWKRTVASQMADARGQTASVRLAATATPAGAEPVETVFSASGTVITFRGFLAAYEEGRDVGRYDEAEASEDGARSEKDARLPRMAEGDPLTASDLAADGHRTSPPPRYTEASLVKALEERGIGRPSTYAATIGVIQDRGYVTNRGQALVPSWLAFAVTRLLEENFDRLVDYSFTAEMEEDLDAIAAGQKDRVDWLTEFYFGDRSDSPERGGLRGILENLGDIDARDVNSIDIGDGVVLRVGRYGPYLEVPGEGPDDEPRRASVPDDLAPDELTPAKARELLETQPDGDKVLGTDPSTGTQIVARNGRYGPYVTEVLPEPELDPNLSAAARKKALAAQPKPRTASLFKSMSLATVTLEDALKLMSLPRVVGVDPESGAEITAQNGRYGPYLKKGTDSRTLASEEQLFTVTLEEALAIYAQPKRGRGQTATPPLRELGTDPTSGKPIVVKDGRFGAYVTDGETNRTLPKDVTPESITPEQAVELLAEKRAAGPAKKRGAARKTTTTRKKAAAKG
- a CDS encoding carbohydrate ABC transporter permease, yielding MTTLATPRPGSSATAAPGPGPQRRRRDRRALAGWAYASPTAALVLVFFVVPIGLVLLMSGSDWNLLGGNQGTNFPENFTAVLEHRMFWPAVGFTLKYTVIATLLLIALGLGLAMLVQESTRWRGLLRTAFLLPTALGLASASLLFYALYSPQVGPVSGLLDRLGFAEGQVSVLGSADGALWGTVLLVVWRFAGFYMLLLLVGLQGIPHEVYEAARMDGAKPFQVFTRITVPLLRPSLALSTIMCVTGSLLAFDQFYILTKGGPDGSTMTLVQLVYNLAFESKRDLGMAAALSVVVLLALVAVNVVQLRALRGSSAD
- a CDS encoding VOC family protein — protein: MSVTTTTHLNFRGDARAALALYAEVFGGDVTVVTYADAHAVQDPAEADHVMWGQVVSPDGFHVMAYDVPGRLPYERGTNAFFVSVRGDDADEVTRYWHALAEGATVVQDPAPAGWAPLYGMLVDRFGVTWVLDVAVTHGG
- a CDS encoding carbohydrate ABC transporter permease; translation: MQSFRALSRTPFYVLTGGLAVLFLYPLIWTAISSVSPQPGSAQVDGFGFGNYATLATYQAGLPHYLANSLVISAVAVVLTIVVSTLGGYAFARFRFPGKDALFLLTLSILMVPYATLLIPLMIWLKQLGLGNSLVGVGIVLAVFQLPFAMFMMRISFEAVPKEIEEAALVDGCGTFTALRRILLFAVKPGLITVGLFAFLAAWNDFMVPLFLVGGDDQPLPLALVNLRQQVMGVIDYGATQAGVVVLTIPCVVLFLALQRHYVNGFMSGALKG